One window of Leptotrichia hongkongensis genomic DNA carries:
- the rplA gene encoding 50S ribosomal protein L1, translating to MAKRGKRYNNISQKVDKMKVYTPEEALELVFETKSAKFVETVELAIRLGVDPRHADQQVRGTVSLPNGTGKTVRILAITSGENIDKALAAGADFAGDDEYINKIQNGWLDFDLVIATPDMMPKLGRLGRILGTKGLMPNPKSGTVTTNVEQTVQEFKKGKVAFKVDKLGSIHLPIGKVDFTKEAIVENFKVALDQIIKLKPAASKGQYLRTVAISLTMGPGIKIDPLLAGAFVAE from the coding sequence ATGGCAAAAAGAGGAAAAAGATATAATAACATTTCTCAAAAAGTAGATAAAATGAAAGTTTACACACCAGAAGAAGCATTGGAATTAGTTTTTGAAACTAAAAGTGCTAAATTTGTGGAAACAGTAGAGTTGGCAATAAGATTGGGAGTAGATCCAAGACATGCTGATCAACAAGTAAGAGGTACAGTTTCATTGCCGAATGGTACAGGTAAAACTGTAAGAATTTTAGCTATCACAAGTGGAGAAAATATTGACAAAGCATTAGCTGCAGGAGCAGATTTTGCTGGAGATGATGAATACATTAACAAAATTCAAAATGGATGGTTAGATTTTGATTTAGTAATTGCTACACCTGATATGATGCCTAAATTAGGTAGATTAGGAAGAATCTTAGGAACTAAAGGATTAATGCCTAATCCTAAATCAGGAACAGTTACAACAAATGTTGAACAAACAGTTCAAGAATTTAAAAAAGGAAAAGTTGCGTTCAAGGTTGATAAATTAGGATCAATTCACTTACCAATTGGAAAAGTTGACTTTACAAAAGAAGCTATCGTAGAAAACTTTAAAGTTGCTTTAGATCAAATTATTAAATTAAAACCAGCAGCTTCAAAAGGACAATATTTAAGAACGGTTGCAATCTCATTAACTATGGGACCTGGAATTAAAATTGATCCATTGTTGGCTGGAGCATTTGTAGCTGAATAG
- the rplK gene encoding 50S ribosomal protein L11 yields the protein MAKEVIGKIKLQLEAGKANPAPPVGPALGQHGVNIAEFCKAFNAQTQDKMGFVIPVEITVYADRSFTFVLKTPPASDLLKKAAKVQKGAGNSLKEVAGTITKAQLQEIAETKMPDLNAGSVEAAMNIIAGTARSMGIKISE from the coding sequence ATGGCTAAAGAAGTAATCGGGAAGATTAAATTACAATTAGAAGCGGGGAAAGCGAATCCTGCACCACCAGTAGGACCTGCATTAGGACAACACGGGGTAAATATTGCAGAATTTTGTAAAGCATTTAATGCTCAAACACAAGATAAAATGGGATTTGTAATTCCAGTAGAAATCACTGTTTATGCAGATAGAAGTTTTACTTTTGTTTTAAAAACTCCACCTGCATCAGATTTGTTGAAAAAAGCGGCTAAAGTTCAAAAAGGTGCTGGAAACTCTTTAAAAGAAGTTGCTGGAACTATAACAAAAGCTCAATTACAAGAAATTGCAGAAACAAAAATGCCAGACTTAAATGCTGGATCAGTTGAAGCAGCTATGAATATTATTGCAGGAACTGCAAGAAGTATGGGAATCAAAATTTCTGAATAA
- the nusG gene encoding transcription termination/antitermination protein NusG: MTETKEKNEDEIVYEKKWYIIHTYSGYEKKVAADLEKRIESLDLTDRVFRILVPEEEVLEEKRGKQVKVSRKLFPSYVMIEMLSVREENELGLGYRVDSDAWYVIRNTNGVTGFVGVGSDPIPLSDEEASDLLAKVGIDVEGEERIPRFDINFEVGEVVNVKSGSFDGQQGEISEIDYEHGKVKVMLEVLGRLTPVEVEHTEIEKIDY, from the coding sequence GTGACTGAAACAAAGGAAAAAAATGAAGATGAAATTGTATACGAAAAAAAATGGTATATAATTCATACGTATTCTGGCTATGAAAAAAAAGTGGCGGCAGATCTTGAAAAAAGAATAGAGTCGCTTGACTTGACAGATAGAGTTTTTAGAATTTTAGTTCCTGAAGAAGAGGTTCTAGAAGAAAAGCGTGGTAAACAAGTAAAAGTTTCAAGAAAACTTTTTCCAAGTTACGTAATGATAGAAATGCTTTCTGTTAGAGAAGAAAATGAGCTAGGATTAGGATATCGTGTTGACAGTGATGCTTGGTATGTTATAAGAAATACCAATGGAGTTACTGGATTTGTAGGGGTTGGAAGTGATCCAATACCGTTGTCTGATGAAGAAGCTTCAGATTTGCTTGCTAAAGTTGGTATTGATGTCGAAGGTGAAGAAAGAATACCAAGATTTGATATTAATTTTGAAGTTGGTGAAGTTGTTAATGTTAAAAGCGGTTCTTTTGATGGACAACAAGGAGAAATTTCTGAAATTGACTACGAACACGGTAAAGTAAAGGTTATGCTTGAAGTTTTAGGACGTTTAACGCCAGTAGAAGTAGAGCATACCGAAATAGAAAAAATAGACTATTAA
- the secE gene encoding preprotein translocase subunit SecE: protein MSKFNLKEVLGNLREEYKKIYWPDKIEVYHVTIIVILMTAFIAIYTLLFDTAFNFVLAKISDILKNLIGGA from the coding sequence ATGAGTAAATTTAATTTAAAAGAAGTTTTGGGAAATTTACGTGAAGAATATAAAAAGATATATTGGCCTGATAAAATAGAAGTTTATCATGTAACTATAATTGTGATTCTTATGACAGCATTTATAGCGATATATACACTACTTTTTGATACAGCGTTTAATTTTGTGCTAGCAAAGATAAGTGATATTTTGAAAAATCTTATAGGAGGCGCGTAA
- the rpmG gene encoding 50S ribosomal protein L33, which yields MRVQVILECTETKLRHYVTTKNKKTHPERLELRKYNPVLKRHSLYREVK from the coding sequence ATGAGAGTACAAGTTATTTTAGAATGCACTGAAACTAAGTTGAGACATTATGTTACAACTAAAAACAAAAAAACTCATCCTGAAAGATTAGAGTTAAGAAAATACAATCCAGTGCTTAAAAGACATTCTCTTTATAGAGAAGTTAAATAA
- a CDS encoding lipoate--protein ligase, which translates to MKYYVSKSNDPAFNIALEEYCFKQLRDIDEIFLLWINEPTIVVGKYQNTIEEINTEYTREKGIHVVRRISGGGAVYHDLNNLNYTIISNKQEDKEGFNFKEFSKPIIETLAELGVKAEFTGRNDLEIDGQKFCGNAQAYIKGRVMHHGCLLFDVNFGELGNALKVSKDKIESKGVKSVRSRVTNILPHLKEPITVNEFGEKIMEYMKKQYPDMKEYVFSKEELDYIAKRAEIKRSWEWNYGESPEFNITRGNRFENGKIQIFATVENSRIKNIKFYGDFFGKNEDLSEIENLLKDTKYTREAVKEKLETVDIGEYFSRFTVDEVVEVIVE; encoded by the coding sequence ATGAAATATTATGTTAGTAAGTCAAATGATCCAGCATTTAACATTGCTTTGGAAGAATATTGCTTTAAGCAGCTGCGTGATATTGACGAAATATTTTTACTTTGGATAAATGAGCCAACAATTGTTGTAGGAAAATATCAAAATACAATTGAGGAAATTAACACAGAATATACTCGTGAAAAAGGAATTCATGTTGTTCGTAGAATTTCTGGAGGAGGTGCAGTTTACCATGATTTAAACAACTTAAACTACACAATTATTTCCAATAAGCAGGAAGATAAGGAAGGCTTTAACTTTAAGGAATTTTCAAAGCCAATTATAGAAACTCTAGCAGAATTGGGAGTAAAAGCAGAATTTACAGGTAGAAATGATTTGGAAATAGATGGACAGAAATTTTGTGGAAACGCTCAAGCATACATAAAAGGACGTGTAATGCACCATGGATGTCTATTATTTGATGTAAATTTTGGAGAATTAGGAAATGCATTGAAAGTTTCAAAGGATAAAATTGAGTCAAAAGGCGTAAAATCAGTAAGAAGCCGTGTTACAAACATACTTCCTCATTTGAAAGAACCTATCACGGTAAATGAATTTGGTGAAAAAATAATGGAATATATGAAAAAACAGTATCCAGATATGAAAGAGTATGTTTTTAGCAAAGAGGAGCTGGATTACATTGCCAAGAGAGCTGAAATTAAGAGAAGCTGGGAATGGAATTACGGAGAGTCGCCAGAATTTAATATAACTAGAGGAAATAGATTTGAAAATGGTAAAATCCAAATTTTTGCCACAGTAGAAAATTCCAGAATTAAAAATATCAAATTCTATGGAGATTTCTTTGGTAAAAATGAAGATTTGAGTGAAATTGAAAATCTTTTGAAAGATACGAAATATACAAGGGAAGCTGTGAAAGAAAAATTAGAAACAGTTGATATTGGTGAATATTTTTCTAGATTTACGGTAGATGAAGTTGTGGAAGTTATTGTTGAGTAG